From one Variovorax sp. PBL-H6 genomic stretch:
- the galU gene encoding UTP--glucose-1-phosphate uridylyltransferase GalU, with protein MSTSTKRIRKAVFPVAGFGTRFLPATKAQPKEMLPVVDKPLIQYAVEEAYAAGIRDMIFVTGRNKRAIEDHYDTAYELESQLEASNKLELLKIAQSVMPDDMTCSYVRQPRMLGLGHAVLCAEHLVGDEPFAVLLADDLMVGPDGGEPVLAQMTRAFARLGGSVLAVQEVPLEQVKRYGIVAGDAVEEGLVKVNRMVEKPKPEDAPSRLGVAGRYILTPGVFDEIRSQPKGAGGEIQLTDGIASLMKKEAVYAYSYQGVRYDCGSKEGFLQASVELALAHPEVGAQFRAYLKTLEL; from the coding sequence ATGTCTACTTCCACCAAGCGCATTCGCAAGGCCGTGTTTCCCGTCGCCGGCTTCGGCACCCGGTTCCTGCCAGCCACCAAGGCACAACCCAAGGAAATGCTGCCGGTGGTCGACAAGCCGCTCATCCAGTACGCCGTCGAGGAGGCCTATGCTGCCGGCATCCGCGACATGATCTTCGTGACCGGCCGCAACAAGCGCGCCATCGAGGATCACTACGACACCGCTTACGAGTTGGAGAGCCAGCTCGAGGCCAGCAACAAGTTGGAGCTCCTCAAGATCGCCCAATCGGTGATGCCGGACGACATGACCTGTTCGTACGTGCGCCAGCCGCGCATGCTGGGCCTGGGCCACGCCGTGCTGTGCGCCGAGCATCTCGTCGGCGACGAACCCTTCGCCGTGCTTCTGGCGGACGACCTGATGGTCGGCCCCGACGGGGGCGAGCCCGTGCTGGCGCAGATGACGCGGGCCTTCGCCCGGCTCGGCGGCTCCGTGCTGGCGGTACAGGAGGTGCCACTGGAGCAGGTCAAGCGGTACGGCATCGTGGCAGGCGATGCGGTAGAGGAAGGCCTCGTCAAGGTCAATCGCATGGTCGAGAAGCCCAAGCCCGAGGACGCACCCTCGCGGCTCGGCGTGGCGGGCCGCTACATCCTGACGCCCGGCGTGTTCGATGAGATTCGCAGCCAGCCCAAGGGCGCCGGCGGCGAGATCCAGCTGACGGACGGCATCGCATCGTTGATGAAGAAGGAAGCGGTCTACGCGTACTCGTACCAGGGCGTGCGCTACGACTGCGGCAGCAAGGAGGGCTTCCTGCAGGCCAGCGTAGAACTTGCGCTCGCGCACCCGGAGGTCGGTGCCCAGTTCCGGGCCTACCTCAAGACCCTGGAGCTTTAG
- a CDS encoding SGNH/GDSL hydrolase family protein: MKRSARFATGGLVLAMAAGALVLALWSDGMTHDTPARSTPASDAIPFAVLGDSNSHSYQDNAWFPADSTERGGAFRPRTFQWTEVLVRLRSQQLDPGPWMRWGRPGVVALAREWMGLPGGRAPRKEDYLYNFANSGAACKNLMQGRFRQVPRLVALMDEEPERWRRGVVVVRIGINNWAGLLDIQAKDPEAPELRKVRDYCAGEIGAAVRRIHASHPATRILLVGIGNEADDPANFDRWQSAKESRNIGVALEAFNAAIRRLTEGDARLAYFDDVAWFEAHWGSRNAEGKPDYKTVQIGPALRVTNTIGDEPHNSVLADLHPGLVWNALWAQALVARLREAFGLPLAPIQDEELRRFLEPLTAAAPPKAPGS; this comes from the coding sequence GTGAAGCGCAGCGCCCGCTTCGCCACTGGTGGCTTGGTGCTGGCAATGGCGGCCGGGGCGCTCGTGCTGGCCTTGTGGAGCGATGGCATGACGCACGACACACCTGCGCGTTCCACCCCCGCATCAGACGCGATCCCATTCGCCGTGCTGGGTGATTCCAACAGCCACTCCTACCAGGACAATGCCTGGTTTCCCGCGGACAGTACCGAGCGCGGCGGCGCCTTCCGTCCGCGCACCTTCCAATGGACAGAAGTCCTGGTGCGCCTGCGCAGCCAACAGCTCGATCCAGGCCCCTGGATGCGCTGGGGTCGGCCGGGCGTGGTGGCGTTGGCGCGCGAATGGATGGGGCTGCCAGGCGGACGGGCGCCACGCAAGGAAGACTATCTCTACAACTTCGCCAACTCCGGCGCTGCCTGCAAGAATCTTATGCAAGGGCGCTTTCGGCAGGTGCCGCGGCTGGTCGCGTTGATGGACGAGGAGCCCGAGCGCTGGAGGCGCGGCGTGGTGGTGGTCCGAATCGGCATCAACAACTGGGCTGGCCTGCTCGACATTCAGGCAAAAGATCCTGAGGCGCCCGAGTTGCGCAAGGTCAGGGACTACTGCGCGGGCGAAATCGGTGCGGCGGTCAGGCGGATCCACGCTTCGCACCCGGCCACCCGCATCCTGCTGGTGGGCATCGGCAACGAGGCGGACGACCCCGCAAACTTCGACCGTTGGCAGTCAGCAAAGGAGTCTCGCAACATCGGGGTCGCGCTCGAGGCCTTCAATGCCGCCATCCGTCGCTTGACCGAGGGCGACGCGCGCCTGGCCTATTTCGATGACGTGGCCTGGTTCGAGGCCCACTGGGGCTCGCGAAATGCCGAAGGCAAGCCGGACTACAAGACGGTGCAGATCGGCCCGGCACTGCGTGTGACGAACACCATCGGGGATGAGCCGCACAACTCGGTCCTCGCGGACCTGCATCCAGGCTTGGTGTGGAACGCGCTGTGGGCACAGGCACTGGTGGCGCGCCTGCGCGAGGCGTTCGGTCTGCCGCTCGCCCCCATACAGGACGAAGAGCTGCGCCGCTTCCTCGAGCCGCTGACGGCGGCGGCGCCCCCTAAAGCTCCAGGGTCTTGA
- a CDS encoding sulfurtransferase TusA family protein, with protein MDIQKEIDTRGLNCPLPILKAKKSLNEMQSGQLLKVISTDPGSVRDFQAFARQTGNDLVDQQTAGTDFIHVLRRR; from the coding sequence ATGGACATCCAAAAAGAAATCGACACGCGCGGACTCAACTGCCCGCTACCCATCCTCAAGGCGAAAAAGTCGCTGAACGAGATGCAGAGCGGGCAACTGCTCAAGGTGATCTCCACCGACCCTGGCTCGGTGCGTGATTTTCAGGCCTTCGCCCGCCAGACCGGCAACGACCTGGTGGATCAGCAGACGGCGGGAACCGACTTCATCCACGTCCTGCGTCGCCGCTGA
- a CDS encoding NUDIX domain-containing protein produces the protein MVDPRFCTACATALSRIELAEDGGPKSRLRCAACGWTHWNNPTPVLAAIIEYRGQVLLARNAAWAHKMYALITGFMEAGETPQEGIAREIKEETNLDTITLDLVGVYDFQRMNQVIIAYHAVADGEVRLSPELVDYRLYDLAALRCWPAGTGYALADWLRTRGHEPQFIEWPRPVTPGSDATAAS, from the coding sequence ATGGTTGATCCCAGGTTCTGTACGGCCTGTGCAACGGCGCTCTCGCGCATCGAGCTGGCGGAAGACGGAGGACCCAAATCGCGCCTGCGCTGCGCGGCTTGCGGATGGACCCATTGGAACAATCCGACCCCGGTGCTGGCTGCGATCATTGAATATCGTGGCCAGGTGCTGCTGGCGCGCAACGCCGCGTGGGCGCACAAGATGTATGCGCTGATCACCGGCTTCATGGAGGCCGGCGAGACGCCGCAGGAAGGCATCGCACGCGAGATCAAGGAAGAAACCAACCTCGACACCATTACCCTCGATCTGGTCGGCGTCTACGACTTCCAGCGCATGAACCAGGTGATCATCGCCTATCACGCAGTGGCCGACGGCGAGGTGCGGCTTTCGCCCGAACTGGTCGACTACCGGCTGTACGACCTGGCTGCGTTACGCTGCTGGCCGGCAGGCACCGGCTATGCCCTTGCCGATTGGCTGCGCACACGCGGGCACGAGCCGCAGTTCATCGAATGGCCCAGGCCTGTGACGCCTGGATCCGACGCAACGGCCGCCTCCTAG
- the cysM gene encoding cysteine synthase CysM encodes MNYPTIEGAIGKTPLVALQRIDAAENSTRGNVILGKLEGNNPAGSVKDRPALSMIKRAEERGEIKPGDTLIEATSGNTGIALAMAAAIKGYRMVLIMPEDLSVERAQTMKAFGAELVLTPKSGGMEYARDLAEQMVAHGKGRVLDQFANPDNPRIHYETTGPEIWADTGGRITHFVSAMGTTGTITGVSHFLKEQNPAVRIIGAQPEEGSRIPGIRKWPEEYLPKIYEPSRVDQLVHVSQDQAEEMCRRLAREEGIFAGISSAGALWVALETAKKVENATIVFVVCDRGDRYLSTGVFPA; translated from the coding sequence GTGAACTATCCAACGATCGAGGGTGCGATCGGCAAGACGCCGCTGGTCGCGCTGCAGCGCATCGATGCAGCCGAGAACTCGACGCGCGGCAACGTGATCCTGGGCAAGCTGGAAGGCAACAACCCTGCTGGGTCGGTGAAAGATCGCCCGGCGCTCTCGATGATCAAGCGTGCGGAGGAGCGCGGTGAGATCAAGCCTGGGGACACGCTGATCGAGGCCACTTCAGGCAATACCGGGATTGCGCTCGCGATGGCGGCGGCCATCAAGGGCTATCGCATGGTGCTGATCATGCCGGAAGACCTCTCGGTCGAGCGTGCCCAGACCATGAAGGCGTTCGGCGCCGAGCTGGTGCTCACGCCCAAGAGCGGCGGCATGGAGTACGCACGCGACCTCGCCGAGCAGATGGTGGCGCACGGCAAGGGCCGGGTGCTCGACCAGTTTGCCAACCCCGACAATCCGCGCATCCACTACGAGACCACCGGGCCCGAGATCTGGGCGGACACGGGCGGGCGCATTACCCATTTCGTGAGCGCAATGGGCACCACGGGGACCATCACCGGCGTCTCGCATTTCTTGAAAGAGCAGAACCCCGCGGTGCGCATCATCGGCGCGCAGCCCGAGGAGGGCTCGCGTATCCCGGGCATCCGCAAGTGGCCCGAGGAGTACCTGCCCAAGATCTATGAGCCCAGCCGTGTCGATCAACTGGTCCACGTGAGCCAGGACCAGGCCGAGGAAATGTGCCGGCGGCTGGCGCGCGAGGAGGGCATCTTTGCGGGCATCTCGTCGGCTGGGGCGCTGTGGGTGGCGCTCGAGACCGCCAAGAAGGTAGAGAACGCGACGATCGTGTTCGTGGTCTGCGACCGTGGCGACCGGTACCTCTCCACCGGCGTTTTCCCGGCGTGA
- a CDS encoding RNA recognition motif domain-containing protein: MGKKLYVGNLAYSVRDNHLEQAFAAYGSVASAKVMMERDSGRSKGFGFVEMGTDSEALAAIEGLNGQSLEGRALTVNEARPMEPRSPGGFGGGGGRSGGGGYGGGGGGGGYGGGGGGRSGGGGYGGGGRGGY, from the coding sequence ATGGGCAAGAAACTTTACGTAGGCAACCTCGCCTATTCCGTCCGCGACAACCATCTGGAACAGGCGTTTGCCGCCTACGGTTCCGTTGCCAGCGCCAAAGTCATGATGGAACGCGACAGCGGTCGCTCCAAGGGCTTCGGCTTCGTCGAAATGGGCACCGATTCGGAAGCGCTCGCAGCCATCGAAGGCCTGAACGGCCAATCGCTGGAAGGTCGTGCCCTGACTGTCAACGAAGCCCGTCCGATGGAGCCCCGTTCGCCCGGCGGCTTCGGCGGCGGCGGTGGCCGCAGCGGCGGCGGTGGCTACGGTGGTGGTGGCGGCGGTGGCGGCTACGGTGGTGGTGGCGGCGGCCGCAGTGGCGGTGGCGGCTATGGCGGCGGTGGCCGCGGCGGCTACTGA
- a CDS encoding response regulator transcription factor — protein sequence MKPIVVALEIEDEALSQRLAAALAVAPDIRVAQGGETADVAVVLPEAAQRGKAMDSALTRRELEVLALVAEGASNKLIARRLGISVHTAKFHVGSLIDKLDATGRTDAVAQAARLGVLHL from the coding sequence ATGAAGCCGATCGTGGTCGCCCTCGAGATCGAGGACGAGGCCTTGTCGCAGCGCCTTGCCGCCGCTCTGGCCGTGGCGCCTGACATCCGCGTGGCCCAGGGTGGCGAGACGGCCGACGTGGCCGTGGTGCTGCCAGAGGCGGCGCAGCGGGGCAAAGCGATGGACTCAGCCCTGACCCGGCGCGAGTTGGAAGTGCTTGCCCTGGTGGCCGAGGGCGCATCGAACAAGCTCATTGCCCGGCGTCTCGGCATCTCGGTGCACACCGCGAAGTTCCATGTGGGTTCGCTGATCGACAAGCTCGACGCCACAGGCAGGACCGATGCGGTCGCGCAGGCAGCGCGGCTGGGCGTTCTCCATCTTTAG
- a CDS encoding S1C family serine protease produces MSKVFSPSPLEVMSTSAADAVSAVAASVLAIQTRNARASGFVWRPGWVVTSEEGLPEDEEAELQLSGGAMVAAKVAGRDPTTDVLLLRCDGVTAPPVVFDAGPLRAGEMVLAVGAREGLPLVAGGLVSLAGPAWRSLRGGEIDARVELDLQLQLGAEGGIVLNAKGHAAGMAVFGPRRRVLLIPAATIERVAAQLLSHGRIPRGYLGLSLQPVRVDAGSVGAMVMSVAEPGPGASAGVRQGDVIVALNGQPIRSVPLLLRALGPASVGTVLVLSLRRAGEAMEARLTVGERPAD; encoded by the coding sequence ATGTCGAAGGTTTTTTCCCCGTCTCCGCTTGAGGTGATGTCGACTTCGGCGGCCGATGCTGTGAGCGCCGTCGCGGCCAGCGTGCTCGCGATCCAGACGCGCAACGCGCGCGCCAGCGGATTCGTTTGGCGGCCCGGATGGGTCGTGACTTCCGAGGAAGGTCTGCCGGAAGACGAGGAGGCCGAACTCCAGCTGTCCGGCGGCGCGATGGTCGCGGCCAAGGTAGCGGGGCGCGACCCCACTACCGATGTGCTGCTGCTGCGCTGCGATGGCGTAACGGCGCCGCCGGTGGTCTTCGATGCCGGGCCGCTGCGTGCCGGCGAGATGGTGCTCGCCGTCGGCGCGCGCGAGGGCCTGCCACTGGTGGCGGGCGGGCTGGTCTCGCTGGCCGGGCCGGCATGGCGCAGCCTGCGCGGTGGGGAGATCGACGCGCGCGTCGAGCTCGACCTGCAGCTGCAACTCGGCGCGGAGGGAGGCATCGTGCTCAATGCAAAGGGTCATGCGGCCGGCATGGCGGTGTTCGGTCCGCGACGGCGCGTGCTGCTCATCCCCGCGGCCACGATCGAGCGCGTTGCCGCGCAGCTTCTGTCGCACGGCCGCATCCCGCGCGGTTATCTCGGGCTGAGCCTGCAGCCGGTGCGAGTGGACGCAGGGAGTGTCGGCGCGATGGTGATGAGCGTCGCGGAGCCGGGGCCCGGCGCATCGGCCGGGGTTCGGCAGGGCGACGTCATCGTGGCATTGAACGGGCAGCCGATTCGCAGCGTGCCCCTGCTGCTGCGCGCCCTGGGTCCGGCGAGCGTAGGGACGGTCCTCGTGCTGTCTCTGCGGCGCGCAGGCGAGGCAATGGAGGCACGGCTGACGGTGGGGGAGCGGCCGGCAGATTGA
- a CDS encoding alpha/beta hydrolase yields the protein MNASKLIATAAFSLLAVAGAQAETYEGVHSLTSSASRSEVATQAVAAARAGNLYADGASAGAQTFDSTADRSQVRAEAVAKAHDPFASLDRRAFYRDEVPAAYKRPKVSFTRQAGL from the coding sequence ATGAATGCCTCGAAACTCATCGCTACTGCAGCCTTTTCGCTTCTGGCCGTCGCCGGGGCACAAGCTGAAACCTACGAAGGCGTGCACTCGCTGACCTCCTCGGCCAGCCGAAGCGAAGTGGCCACGCAAGCGGTTGCGGCCGCGCGCGCCGGCAACCTCTATGCCGACGGCGCAAGTGCCGGCGCTCAGACCTTCGACTCTACGGCCGATCGCTCTCAAGTGCGTGCGGAAGCCGTAGCCAAGGCACACGATCCGTTCGCGAGCCTCGACCGCCGCGCCTTCTATCGCGACGAAGTCCCCGCCGCTTACAAGAGGCCGAAGGTGTCGTTCACGCGTCAGGCGGGCCTCTGA
- a CDS encoding GNAT family N-acetyltransferase, with protein MPPTHATRLITSRLILRPWQDEDLEPFARLNADERATQYLLHRLTRAESDALVARIAAHFEREGFGLWAVEAPGVAPLVGAVGLLVPGFSAPFTPCVEIGWRLAPAFWGRGFATEAARAALAFGFERAGLDEIVAFTVPANTRSRAVMQRLGMTHSPADDFNHPRVPANHRLLRHVLYRLSKKAWRASTVQARR; from the coding sequence ATGCCGCCAACTCACGCCACACGTCTGATCACTTCGCGCCTGATCCTTCGCCCTTGGCAGGACGAGGACCTCGAGCCCTTCGCTCGCCTGAATGCGGATGAGCGCGCGACACAGTACCTGCTGCATCGGTTGACCCGTGCCGAGAGCGACGCGCTGGTCGCGCGCATCGCCGCCCACTTCGAGCGCGAGGGCTTCGGCCTCTGGGCGGTGGAGGCGCCGGGTGTCGCGCCTCTGGTGGGCGCAGTCGGTTTGCTGGTGCCCGGCTTCAGCGCACCATTCACGCCATGCGTGGAGATCGGCTGGCGCCTGGCCCCTGCCTTCTGGGGCCGCGGCTTCGCAACCGAAGCGGCCCGCGCTGCGCTGGCCTTCGGCTTCGAGAGGGCGGGACTGGACGAGATCGTTGCTTTCACCGTGCCGGCCAATACACGCTCGCGTGCCGTCATGCAGCGGCTTGGCATGACGCACTCACCAGCCGACGATTTCAACCATCCGCGGGTGCCCGCAAACCATCGCCTGCTGCGGCATGTCCTCTACAGGCTATCGAAAAAGGCGTGGCGCGCCTCTACCGTGCAAGCACGGCGTTAA
- a CDS encoding SDR family oxidoreductase: protein MPAFNSPFGSRPTRFRRERVLVVGCGDVGLRAASALRGRVRLIALTSSPDRVVALREAGLTPIVADLDRPATLRRLSGLATRVLHLAPPPRVEGAHWWRDARTSSLVRALRLRTLPAALVYGSTSGVYGDCGGARVDETRPVRPDTARAHRRVDAERVVRWLGRAGVATRILRIPGIYAPDREGGTPRERLHKRTPVLRTEDDVYTNHIHADDLARACVAALWRGGPQRVFHVNDDSDLKIGDYMDLAADLYGLPRPPRITREEARTQLPLSQMSFMSESRRLDNKRLKQELRVRLQYPTVATGLLP from the coding sequence TTGCCCGCATTCAACAGCCCGTTCGGCAGCAGGCCTACCCGCTTTCGCCGCGAGCGCGTGCTCGTGGTCGGCTGCGGCGACGTCGGCCTGCGGGCGGCAAGCGCCCTGCGCGGCCGCGTACGCCTGATCGCGCTGACCTCTTCGCCCGACCGGGTGGTCGCGCTGCGGGAGGCCGGCCTCACGCCGATCGTGGCCGATCTCGATCGGCCGGCGACCTTGCGCCGCCTCTCGGGTCTGGCCACGCGCGTGCTGCACCTCGCGCCGCCCCCCCGCGTCGAAGGCGCGCACTGGTGGCGTGACGCCCGCACTTCCTCGCTGGTGCGGGCACTGCGCCTGCGCACGCTGCCGGCTGCACTCGTTTATGGCTCGACCAGCGGCGTCTACGGTGACTGCGGCGGGGCGCGCGTCGACGAGACACGCCCAGTGCGGCCCGACACGGCGCGGGCGCACCGCCGCGTCGATGCCGAGCGGGTCGTGCGCTGGCTGGGCCGCGCCGGCGTCGCCACGCGCATCCTGCGCATTCCCGGCATCTACGCGCCGGATCGCGAAGGCGGCACCCCGCGCGAGCGACTGCACAAGCGCACGCCGGTGCTGCGCACCGAGGACGACGTCTACACCAATCACATCCACGCCGACGACCTGGCGCGCGCGTGCGTGGCGGCGCTGTGGCGCGGCGGCCCTCAGCGCGTGTTCCATGTGAACGACGACAGCGACCTCAAGATCGGCGACTACATGGATCTCGCGGCCGATCTCTATGGCCTGCCGCGCCCGCCTCGCATCACGCGCGAGGAAGCCCGGACGCAATTGCCTTTGTCTCAGATGAGCTTCATGAGCGAGTCACGCCGGCTGGACAACAAGCGGCTCAAGCAAGAGCTGCGGGTGCGCTTGCAGTATCCGACCGTTGCCACGGGCCTGCTGCCCTGA
- a CDS encoding CDP-6-deoxy-delta-3,4-glucoseen reductase produces MTSAAPDEAGFHITVEPSGRHFIAHADETILAAGIRQGIGLPYGCKDGACGSCKCKKLSGEITLRMHQSKALSAEEEAAGYVLTCCATARSDVVLESRQVTDANAFPIRKMPVRVQSIVKKSHDVVMLRLQLPAGEPLQFHAGQYVEFILRDGTRRSYSMANAPHTLGVPGTGIELHIRHLPGGKFTDHVFGAMKEKEILRIEGPYGSFFLREDSDKPMILLASGTGFAPIKALLEHMKFKAIDRPAVLYWGGRRPEDLYMDDWVRSAMEAMPGLRYVPVISNAVPDDDWRGRTGFVHAAVMEDFTDLSAHQVYACGAPIVVESAKRDYVAQRGLPEDEFFADAFTTEADKAQP; encoded by the coding sequence ATGACGAGCGCAGCGCCGGACGAGGCGGGCTTTCACATCACGGTCGAGCCGAGTGGACGGCATTTCATCGCGCACGCAGACGAAACCATTCTCGCGGCCGGCATCCGCCAGGGCATCGGCCTGCCCTACGGCTGCAAGGACGGCGCCTGCGGTTCCTGCAAGTGCAAGAAGCTCTCCGGCGAGATCACGCTGCGCATGCATCAGAGCAAGGCGCTGAGCGCGGAAGAAGAGGCGGCTGGCTATGTGCTGACCTGCTGCGCGACAGCACGCAGCGATGTGGTGCTGGAATCGCGCCAGGTCACCGACGCCAATGCCTTCCCGATCCGCAAGATGCCGGTGCGCGTGCAGTCCATCGTCAAGAAGTCACACGACGTGGTGATGCTGCGCCTGCAGCTGCCGGCGGGCGAGCCGCTGCAGTTCCACGCGGGCCAGTACGTCGAGTTCATCCTGCGCGACGGCACGCGGCGCAGTTACTCGATGGCGAATGCGCCGCACACCCTGGGCGTGCCGGGCACCGGCATCGAGTTGCACATCCGGCATCTGCCCGGTGGCAAGTTCACGGACCACGTGTTCGGTGCCATGAAGGAAAAGGAGATCCTGCGGATCGAGGGACCGTACGGCAGCTTCTTCCTGCGCGAGGACTCCGACAAGCCGATGATCCTGCTGGCCTCGGGCACCGGCTTCGCGCCAATCAAGGCGCTGCTGGAGCACATGAAGTTCAAGGCCATCGATCGGCCGGCCGTTCTCTACTGGGGCGGGCGGCGGCCCGAAGACCTGTACATGGATGACTGGGTGCGGTCGGCGATGGAGGCAATGCCCGGCTTGCGCTATGTCCCGGTGATCTCGAATGCAGTGCCAGACGACGATTGGCGCGGACGGACCGGCTTCGTGCACGCGGCGGTCATGGAGGACTTCACGGACCTGTCCGCCCATCAGGTGTACGCCTGCGGCGCGCCCATCGTGGTCGAGTCGGCGAAGCGGGACTACGTGGCACAGCGAGGGTTGCCGGAGGACGAGTTTTTCGCGGATGCGTTCACGACCGAGGCGGACAAGGCGCAGCCTTGA